The following nucleotide sequence is from Vibrio sp. VB16.
GCCAGATGCTTCGCTACATCGATAAATGAATAAGGTGAATCACCAAGGCCATGTACCAATAAAACCGCCTGACCATTTGGGATTTTTGGCTTAATTTCATAGGGTGCATTGGCCGCAACTTCTTTGTCTTTATCATCGGTGACGAACACTCGGTTGTCTTTAAGCCATGATTCCGTCTCTTCAATATACTGGTCAAAGTTCGATTGAGAATAGCTAGGCAAAGACTCAGAGGTACTATAGCTTGGGTCAATAGGCGGGTTGGTACACCCCAATATAATGACTGAAACTGCCACACATAAAATGAAAGTGAAGTGAGAGATTTTAGGCATTTATTATCTTTTCCACACATTGTTTAGCCAATGTCTTAGATGGTCGTTTACTTGGACTGTTTCTCTTCATATTCGCCTTCTATAATCCTTTCTGACGTCGGTTTGAAACCTTGATTTTTCATTTTTTTTTCAATTTTCTTACCTGTAATCAACCCCGCTATGGTTAACGGGACAACAAGGATTAAGCTACTGAGTAGAGCAATAAAGCCAGCCATTAAAACTAATACGGTTACCACTACTTTTTTCATATTTACCTCTCTTATCGTGTTTGTCAATATAGCTTACAAAAGATGAATGCAACATGAATGAGGTGTTTACCTTTCTGTCTTCGTATTTAGCAAATAGGCGTAATGTTGTCTATGTTTACTGTAGATGTAACTTCAGTTGCATTAAAACTAAAATTATAAATATAACGTCAGGCTTAAACATCATGAATAAAACAGAAAAAAATAGAATAGAAGAAGAAATAGAAATCTCCGAAAACGAAGAATTAGTCTCAACCACTGATAAAGAAGGCGTCATCACATATGCAAATAATAATTTTTGTAGAGTATCCGGATATGACATAAGTGAGCTTCTGAAGAAAAATCACAATATGATACGCCACCCCGACATGCCCAAAGCGGCGTTTAAGGACCTATGGGAGCACCTAAAGAACGGACAACCATGGCGAGGGGCCGTAAAAAACATATGTAAAGATGGACGATATTACTGGGTTGATGCTTTTGTCACGCCTATTTTTGAAGAGAATCAACTTGTTGGGTACCAGTCGGTTCGTCGAAAGCTTTCACCTGAAGTAAAGCGTCGTGCAATAAAGCTATATGCCATTGCGGATAAGGGTAAACATCTTACATCCAATATCCGTTTTACTACCAGACAAAGGATAATCTCGCTATTTTTTGTCACGTTGGGTGCGGTTATTACCGGGTTTTATGTCAACCCTCTGGCTACGTTAATCATACCATTTGCGACCATAACGGTGCTTTACCATGAGCTATTTGTTCGTCAGAAGTTCTACGATGAGCTGAAACGCGACTATGACAGTATCTCCCGTCTCGTCTTCTGCGATGACCAATCCAACTACGCAGAATACCATCTCAAAATGCAGCAGGGTCGAGTTCAAACGATCATAGGTCGAACGCAGGACAGCAGCAGCAGTTTACTAAAACAGGTACATTCCTTGGAAAACGCCTCTGAAAGTACGCATATCAATATCGAAAAAGAGACACTTGAAATAGAGAATGTTGCTTCCGCCGTTGAACAGATGGTCGCGACGATAGAAGAAGTTGCTCGCAATAGTGCCACCACATTGGATCAGGTCCTTTCAGCAAACAACACCTGCCAAGAAGCGGACACGTGGAGCAAAAGAACTCAAAATCAGGTATCTGCGCTCGTCGACGAGGTAGAAACGTCATTCAAGTCTGCCGAAAATCTGTCCAAGAAACTGACCAGTATTGCCGCCATCATGTCAGAGATTCAGAGCATCGCTGAGCAAACGAATCTACTTGCACTGAATGCGGCAATAGAATCTGCTCGTGCCGGACAATATGGACGGGGATTTGCTGTCGTGGCCGACGAAGTAAGAACACTAAGCCAACGCACTCAAAAAGCGACTGAAAATATTCAAGACTCAATGGGGAGCGTGATGAGTTCGGTTGCCGAACTTTCTGAAACCATGAAACAAGGTCAAAGTGTCGCTCAGGTTTGCATCGAATACACGTCCAATACACAAAGCAAAATTGGCGTACTATCGAATGTAATGCAGCATATAGAAGATGCGGCAACCCAGATATCCACGGCCACCGAACAGCAATCTGTCGTCGCAAATGATATAAGCCAAAACGTCGCGGCTATCCGAGATTCTTCACAGTGCAACTTAAAAGAGGTGAACGAAGTCGCAGGGCTTACTCGTAATATTAAAGGTAAAGCACAACAACTTGCATCGTTAGGGTTATCTTTTCAAAAATAGCCTCTCAGTGTAATCGGTTTACAAGTCAGATCTGAGTGGCGACCAATGCGGTTATTCTAGACATTGGACTCAAGAACGATTTGTTCTTAATGAAGGTACTGTCAACTTATGTGATTGTTGTTAAGTTGTCAGTACCTTAAATGAAATTTATTATTCCGTAAAAACCTTTTTGTCGTTGATGTAATGTGTCAATAAGAGAGTCAATGTTATAGATCAACTATCTCTAGTATTTATTTTATGCACTCTTCAAACCATATGTTTTAAATTTATCTAACACTATTCTCATTTCTTCAGTTGATAATTCGGGGACATCTGACTGAATAGAAAGAATGTGCAGATACAGCTTCGCTAGTACCTCGACTTCATTTGCCAACCACAACGCTTTTTCTAAATTAACTTCCATGGTTAACATGCCGTGGTGCTGCATCAAAAACGCTTTACTCTCTTGGATTCCTAAGGCCACGTTATCGGCTAACTCTTGAGTACCGAAGGTTGAATACGGTATGCACGGAACATGATCTGTCCCTGTCACAGCGACCATGTAATGTATTGCTGGTATAGCACGGTTTAATATCGAAACCGCCGTCGCATTAACCGCGTGATTATGCACCACGGCATTCAACTCGGGTTTGGCTTTAAAACAAGAAAGATGAAAGTGCCATTCACTCGACGGCACCTTATCAACTTCCGCTTTACCGTCATTGTCAACATACACAATCATGCTAGGCGTTAGCTTGTTATATGGGATACCACTTGGTGTAATTAACATGCCATTTTTATAACGGACACTGACATTTCCTGATGTACCCTGGTTCAAACCCAGTGCCGTCATTTCTAAACACGTATCTATAATTTGTTGTGATAGCGTTTCACGGTTCATAACACTTCCTTAAAAGGGGCGGGATCGCCCCAAGAAAAACTAGACATAAGTAGGTTGTTTAAGGTCAGAAAATAGTTCTGAGAGTGCCTCCTCGCTTGCTACACAAACACCACGCTCGGTAATTAAACCCGTTACGTAACGTGCTGGTGTTACATCAAACGCATAATTCCCACATTGCGTTCCCTTAGGCGCCGTATTAACCCAGCGACACTGACCGTCTGCATCTACGCCATATACATGAGATTGTTCTTCTCCTGAACGCTGTTCAATCGGAATTTCATTGACGCCATCAAACACGGTAAAATCGATGGTTGGTGAAGGTAAAGCGACATAAAACGGCACATCATTATCATACGCAGCAAGCGCTTTTAAATAGGTACCAATTTTATTACACACATCACCATTTGCTGTCGTACGATCTGTACCGACAATGCACAAATCCACTTCTCCATGCTGCATCAAATGACCACCAGCGTTATCGGCAATCAACGTATGGGGGACACCATGTGAGCCCAACTCGAAGGCCGTGAGTAGACCTTGATTTCGGGGACGTGTTTCGTCGACCCAAACATGAATATTGATCCCCGCTTCATGTGCTTTATAAATAGGTGAAATGGCGGTTCCCCAGTCAACCGTCGCTAACCATCCTGCATTGCAATGCGTCAAGACATTAACGACCGACCCAGCGGGTTTATTCGCGGCAATTTTTTTAATGATCGCCAAGCCGTGCTCACCAATTTGTTCACACAATTGAACGTCTTCATCTGCAATTTCTGCCGCGAGTTTATAGGCGGCTTGCTCACGCTCGGTCGGCGCAATTTTGGAAAGATGTCTGTTAACCCTGTCCAGCGCCCATTTTAAGTTGATCGCCGTGGGCCGAGTGTCAATGAGCACATCATAACAGGCAGTTAAGTTCTCATCACTTGGGTCTTCCTTCATTCCCAGAGCCATACCATATGCTGCTACAGCACCAATAAGCGGCGCACCACGGACCCACATTTCTCTAATTGCCGTGGCAGCAAGCTTCATCGACGTTAATTGAATGGTTTCTAATTCAAATGGAAGTTTAGTTTGATCGAGTATTTCAACTGTTCGACCATCTTCTGCCATCCAGACAGTTCGATAATGTTGACCATTAATCTTCATAGTGACCTCTTAACACTGTTCTGCGTAGGATTTAATAGATGCAAAATTTTGATAATTTTTCGCATTTAACATGAGTTCTCTCGCGAGCTTCAACGCCTTACGTTCACAGCAAGCTCGTTGCTCAGGATCAGGCAACTCTTTAAAGTCCGCCACACCAGCAAAGCCAATGATACGGCGGTTTATTTCCATACCTGCGTTCACGATGGTGTCTTCAAGCAGAGTGGCCAAAAACTCGTTTTGGGCCGAGTCCAAAGCCTGTTGCCCTAAGCCGCTTTGGTATAGCTCTACTGGGTACGCTTCACCTTCTATTTTCTTATTCCACAACTGCTTAAAGTGAGCAACAAAGACGTCCCACGTTATATCCATTTGTTGGATTAACCATTGCTGATATTCTTCACATTTTACTGGGTTGGATTCCCAACCCGGCCTTGCAAAATACGCCATGAATAGGTTGCCCATATAGTTACCAATATCAAAGGCCATCGGTCCCATAAAGCCAAACTCAGGGTCAATCACTTTCACGTCTGTATCTGTAACCATAATTGAACCAGAATGAAGGTCGCCATGCAGCAAGGCTTGAGATTCAGTCATGAATTTATATTTATAACGCATAGCAACCTGGATCATCTCTTGGTCCTGCCAAACTCGCTTAACATCTTCATCAAGTTGTGGTGAGGTCCAGTTGTTACGTTCTGCGTCATAATAAGGTTCGGTGAAGATCAGATCTTCCGTGATTTTACACAGCTCATGGTTTAACGAAAATTGAGATACTAACTCTTTTTTATTCTTCGCATTCATCCCTAAATCAGAAGTGTAAAACAGTGTTTTAGCCAAAAATAAACCCACATTTTCAGCGAGGCTTGGGAAACGTTTTCCAGCGATGAGTTCCTTTCTTAATATGACGTGCGGTGTGAGGTATTCCATCGCGAACACGGCCATATTAGGGTCATAAAAATAGACTTCTGGGACAAGATCATGGCTCGCAAACCGAGCTTCAATTTCAAGTACGTTATATTCAAAGAATGCCCGAGTTAAAGATAACTGCCAACTTTCTCCCGCCGCGCGTACGTATGGCAATGCTTGTTTTACAATAATTGATTGCTCTAGCCCTTCAACAATAAAGACGAGGTTAAGGTTACCGTCACCCACTTCTTTAACTGTCCATTCGTTTGGTAGACCACCTAACTGAATAGTTTCAGGCAGTTTTTTTTCTAAATAGAACGGTAATGACTCACAATTTTGCGGTACATACCCTTCTGGTACGATATTCGACATAGCGACCATCCTTTAAAATTGTTGGTCTCAAAGTGGTGAATATCTCACCACTTATCAACCGTTTTTATAACGCGTTAGCTTGTTGCATTGATTAGTTTGGCATTGGCATCCAATCTGGAACCAGCACAGTAGACTTCGAGAATGATGGGATCTTGCTAACTAGGTCATCCATATTTTTGATATTTTGTTCATTCAACATCTTTTGAGTGATTAATACTGGCGGTACAGTAACCTGCTTTTCTACCGATTCGCCCTTCATTAACATGGCTAAGGCACGTACGCTTACTTCACCCATTATCGATGGATTCGTCGCGACAGTGGCTACCCATGCGCTGTCTTTTTCTCTCATCGCTTGAATATCTGAGTTAGAAATATCAGCGCTGTAGATTTTGATCTTGTCTGACAGACCGCCTTCATCAACCGCTATTTTTATCCCTTTTGCAAATTCATCATAAGGTGAGAAAGCAACCGTGATATCTGGATTGGCTCTAAAAACCGCCGCTGCTTGGTCAGCAACTTGGTTAGGGATAGGGTTGTTCATCGTACCAAAACGAGCAACTTCAACGATGTTTGGATACTTATCTTTAAACTCTGTAAATACCTCATCTCTGCGGTCAAGTGGTGGAATACCAGGAACATATACGTACGCGGCTTTCCAATCTTGTCCGTTGTCTTGCACCGCTTGCTCTAATGAAAGACGAGCAATTAGATGGTCATCCTGATTGATTTGAGGAATCTCTGGGTTGTTTACATTGACATCAAATGCCACAACCTTAATGCCATTTTGTACGGCTAAATCGGCAAGATCTTTTATTGAATCAGTAAAACCATGTTGTAAAACAATACCGTCGTAACCCTTCATGATGGCCTGTTCTAATTGGTTACGCTGTAAAGCCGCGTCCTGTCTAGCATCATAAACATCAACCTTAAGACCTAATGCCTGCGCTTGACGTTTTACGCCTTTTAAATAAAGTTCTGGAAAATCACCTTGAGACAAGTAACGAACATGAGCAATCTTCATCTCTTTTCCTTCAAAAGGAGATGTTGGTTCTGCATTAACAGCCGTGGTACCCAATGCCCCCATAATAGAGACAGCCAAAGCAATTTTTTGTAGGGTTTTCATTATAATTTCCTTATTTTTATGCACGTTTGTTGGATAGGCCAAAGGTAAACATTAATGCTGCTACCAAAACTAAGCCTTTTATAAAGTCTTGTGTGTAATAGGGAGTATTCATCATGGTTAAGCCATTAAGCAGTACACCAACGAAAAGCGCACCAATAGCTGAGCCCTGCGCATTAGGTCTTGCAGCTCCTAACACTGCAAAGCCGATAAGCGCACCAGCAACGCCATCCATTAACAGCGAATTTCCGGAACTGACATCACCACGCCCAATACGAGCCGCTAATAAAATGCCACCAATGGAAGCGAAAACACCGGATATAACGTAAGCAACATAGCGATAGAGCTTTACTCGTGCTCCAGCTAGTTTTGCTGCTTGTTCATTAGAGCCAATGGCATACATCACACGGCCATGGCGCGTTCTTTCTAAAAAGAGATAGGTGATGACGGCCAGTATCAACATAATGATGACAGGGACAGGAATAATATCGAAAATTCTCGCTCGACCTAGGAACAAGAAACTTTCAGAAAAAGCACCTGTCGCCGTTTCGCCATCACCCAGGCTCATGCCCGCAGAAATAGACCGTCCTTGGGTAGGGATAAGTTGCAACCCAAGTAACAAAAACATCATGCCTAACGTTGTGAGTAGGTCCGGAACCTTCATCTGTACCGTCATAAACCCATTAATTAAACCAACCACGACGCCCACGCCAATGGCCGCAAGTATCGCCATTGTGGTTCCACCATCAAATACCACCATGACATAGCTCGCGGTCATCATCGAGAAGGCCGCCGTTGAACCAATGGAGAGGTCAAAACCATCAACTGCCAACGTTGCGGTAACACCCAGCGCAAGAATCGCTACGATGGATACCGATTGCAGGATGATCATCATATTAATGGTGCTGAGAAATGCAGGTTCTGCCAGTGTGAAAATAACGAGCATTAGAGCAAGTAAAATCAAAAGACCATATTTAATCGCGAATTCACGCATATCTTTCATTGGTCATGTCCTCTGTTGAGTGTGGGGATTCATCATACGGTTCAGGCGCAGCGGCGATCTGGTTGATGAGGCTTGGCATGTGGATCTCATGAATAAGATGTTCACCAACCATATTGTTGTGGTTAAATACAATTATTCGGTCCGCGATTTCTAGTGCTTCTTCGACATCGGTACATACAGCAATTGTGGTTCGGTCTTTCGCAGTAGAGCGCAAGAGTTGGCCGATTTGGCGTCGAGAAGAAATGTCGACCCCTTGAAAAGGTTCATTCAGTAAAAGTACTTTGCAGTCATTCAACATCCATCGAGCGACCATTGCCTTCTGTTGGTTTCCGCCTGACAGCGTCAATATCAACTCTTCTTGATCAGTGTATTTTACTTTGGTCGTTTCTATCGCTTTACTTACCTGTTGCTTTTCAGCTTTTCGGCTTATAAAACCGAATTTGGAGAACGATTTTAGAAATGGCAAACTCACATTCTGTTCGATAGAAAAATCAGGAACGAGCGCGTTGTTCCCCCTATCCTCTTGCACCATGTAAACCCCATTATCAATAGCATGATGTGGACTGACAGGTGACCATGGTTTCTCTTCTAACTTCAGTTGGCCGCTGACAAACGAATTCATTCCGAAAACACCTTCAACGACAGATGCACAGCCAGAAGAAAGCAACCCTGTCAGTACGACAATTTCACCTGTTTTAAAATGCAGGTTAAAAGGAAGCGATTTTGCGTCGAGCTGAACCCCTTCAAGGCCGAGCATCACTTTGTCACCTGCTACGTAGGAATGGCGTACCTTTCCAACGGCATGACCAAGCATAGAATCCACAGCACCGTCATAATCAAGTGGTGGTTCAAACCAACCAACAATTTTTCCTTCCCGCAAGGCGGCAATTTGGTCGGCAAGCAATCGGATATCAGACATTCTATGTGAGATATACACAATCGCGACGCCTTGCTCTCGCATTGTTTTGACCGCTTCAAATAGTTTGACGGCCTCTGTCTCTGACAGACTCGATGTTGGCTCATCCAAGATCAGTAATTTGGGTTTATCGGAAATAGCTCGCGCAATCGCAACAAGCTGTCGGTCTGCCTGAGATAACTCTGAAACCTGCGTATCGAGAGCAACATCTAACCCGATCTTCTCTGCTAATGGTTTAGCCTGTTTATGAAGCTCTTTTTTAGAGATGAATGTTGAAAATCGTCCGTCGCAAAGTTTGTCTAAAAGTAAGTTTTCCGCTATAGAAAGATCTTGAACAACACCGTCATTGATAATTTGATGGACCGTAATAATGCCAGCATCTCTCGCACTTTGAGGGTTACTGATATCAACGGTTTCACCATTAATGATTACCGTCCCTTCGTCCGCGTGATAAACGCCACTTAAGATCTTAACCAACGTAGACTTTCCGGCACCGTTCGCGCCCAACAACGCCAGTATTTTTCCACCGTCTATATTAAAGCTCACATCATGTAAGACGGTATTACTACCAAACTTCTTTTTAATCGCTCTAATTTCAATTGCATTGACTACATTTGACATGGAGCACTCCATTTATCCGTGAATGGATTTAACAAAAGTAATCCTAACGCATCAATTGTAAAGTAAACTGTGACAAGACTAGCAGTTTAAAAAATGACCAATAAATAGAGCGTTAATTAGTCATTTTTTTGAACCTAGTCAAATATTACGCCTTTTTGTAAAATGACACAGGCATAGGGCCGTAGATCACTGGTGGATATAATCAACTGGCATTCCCTGCTTTTTTTATAAAATTCGTTTCGTTCAAGAAAAAGATTATTATGTTCTGACTCTTCAGACTGTTCGACTGTTTTTATAAAATCTTGAGCTGCATCAGTAGGTTGATCACTATTATCTTGCGCCATGATACGAACAGGAGTGGGAGTAAAAGCATCGAGTGGAAAATGTTTCAAGATGGCTTCTAACATCTGTGAACAATCGTTCCCCAGCATTGGAATGTGTTTAAACTGACTATTCGATGTCGCAGGGAAATTGGCATCAACAATCGCTAACGTATCCCCGTGACCCATCGATTGTAAGCTATAGAGTAGATCTGCACTAAAAAGTGGATGAATATGTTTAAGCATTTTCTTTACCTTTGTATTTACAGTAATTCAAATGTATATTAGAGTCGTCATTACATCAAGTGGTTAACTTGTTTCTAAAATGATAAATTACTCACTGATAAAAGTCCGGTCACGTATCGATGTCTAAAATGAGAAGAGGTATAGCTGATGACAAGTTCAGAATTAAACAATATCAGCGCATTTAATAGTGATCCCGTTCTCCATGCGACGTGGCTTTATTATCAAGAAGGGCTAAGTCAAACCGACGTTGCCAAGCTGATGGGTGTTTCACGTGTCACGGTTGTCAAATACTTACAGACAGCGCGTGAAAAAGGGTTGGTGCAGTTTGATCTCGACTTAAAGGCATTTTCTTCCATAGAGCACGCCTTGAAAATCAAAGAAAAATTCCAGTTAAACAGCGTAGTTATCGTGCCAGATGGTGAACAGGCGACACAACGTGAAGACTCCAAATTAATGCGTGAACGGTTGGCTAAAGCGGGCGGTATGTATCTAAACCAGACTATTGAAGATAACGACATTCTCGGAATAGCATGGGGAAGAACAATACATCAAATGGGAAATGTGATGACACCTAGGCAGTGTAAGAATGTCACGGTGTTGCAAATGTTAGGTTCTATGCCCTCTCAACCCGATTTTACTACGATTGAATCGTCTTCTCAGATTGCCAACAAACTTTCAGGAAAAGTCATCAGCTTGCACGTTCCTGCGGTTGTCTCCAGTTCCCGTTTGGCCGTAGAACTGCAAGCCGAACCAATTATTCGCTCCAACTTTGAAGCCTTAACGAAATGCAATAAAGCACTATTTGTAGTCGGTAACGTTTCGGAAGAAAATCCGTTAATTCGAGTGGGTGTTATCTCTAAAAAAGAGATGCAAACATACCGTGAAATGGGCGCAGTCGGTGTTATCTGTGGTCGTTTTTACGATAGATACGGACAACCTGTTGTTGCCGAGGTTGACCTAAGAGTTTTAGGTATAAATCTGGCGCAGTTGCGACAAATTCATAGCCGAATTTTTGTTGCAGGTGGTCAACGTAATTATGCGGCAACGCTAGGCGCTATTTTAGGTGGTTACGTGTCCGACTTGATGATTGACGAAGGGACAGCAGAATACTTATTAGCCTGCGATACTTCAATGGAATAGATCATATGTAGACATGGTTCCAATTTCTAATATTGAAAGATAAAGCCCATCCCAAAGTTTCATCTATTTCGGAGGACTCTGAAAGCCCCTACCCAATCTAACACTGCACAATTGCCGCCAAGTCATTGAACACTGACCAGTGTAATACAACCAGACAGAGCCTATTTGTATCACTCTAGCTATCTCGCCTTTCGTTCTTACTGCTTTCAATTCACTATGACTTATCTACCAAAAAAGTTTATTTTTATCCCCAATGAAACAGTGAGATCATAGTTATTGACACTATTATCGGATAAATATTGACTAAGGTTGAAATAAATCCCATTTTAATTAAATATGTCAGTTCTATTGGCTTGGTGAATGATTATGAGAGAATTATCAGAAGTTGGATCTTTTTTGGAGTTCCTTGGTGATGCTATTCTAATCGCCAATGATGCCTCTGAAATTGTCTATGCGAATGCAGCCTGCTCTGCACTATTTGGATACTCTCAATCAGAATTAACGTCTATGCGCATTGATGACCTAATACCTGCGTCCTCTGCAGAAAATCATAGGCACAAAGTTAAGCAGTTCATTCATAAAAAATCACCTGCTAAAACGATGCGTTCTAGAGCTCTCTTGCCCTGTATCAACTTTAAAGGAAAACAGTTTCACGCCAAGATCTCAATTGCCTATATTGAGATCAATAATGAGCTACACGGCATCGCGACGATACAAGATTATTCCGATGTTGAAAGTGAAATTAACGAATTAAAGAATAGTGCAAATACTGATGCTATCACGGGTTTAGCCAACAAAAGGTCTCTACAGCACTTGTTGGAAAATAACTATTTTTCCAAATGGTCATCGAATTCTATCGGCGTTGTCTACTTTGATTTAGACAAATTCAAAACGATAAATGATACCTTAGGTCATCATATTGGCGACATATTACTGGGTAAATTAGGTTCAAGATTAAATAGTATGTTGCGAGCCGATGATTATGTATTTAGGGTCGGAGGTGATGAGTTTTTAATACTATTTAAGATCACCAATGGCTATGAACACCTCTATGAAATAGAAGCCATTAGTGCAAAAATACACAACGTAATATCACAACCTGTCACTATTGATAACGCCAACAAAAGTGTTTCAGTTAAAGCAAGTATAGGTATTGGTGTATATCCGCAAGATAATAAAGACCTATCATCACTTATCTCTTTAGCTGACAAAGCGATGTATTTAGCAAAATCCACTGGCGCCAAATTTTACTTAGTAAAAGAGTTAGATAGCGCAATAATGAGGCCTCAATAAATAGCACCACCACTCCCTTTCTCACCGTTTAAATCAACAATACCACTCTTTGGCTGTTATTTAATTGTTGAGCGAATTTTTATCCATTGCCTCAATACTACGACCTGAATGGTTCAGAATCTTCGTAACTCCTTTTTGTAAAATCAAATTATTTGGATAAGTAATAATATTGCCATCATCATGACGTATAATCACGTGAAACATAGTAATATCTATGAGTTCTCCACTAACATCTGCATCTTTTTCAGCCACTTTAATCGTGTCTCCTATACGGTAAGGAAATACGAAAAAAATGAGTATGCTCGCGGTTAGATTGCTCAAGATGGACCATTGAGCAAAGAGTGCGACACCCAATACTGCGAAAACGGAAGACAAGAAAAGAGAAATATCCCCAAAGCCGATGCCTAAAAAAATCGTAAAAATCGCGCCAAATAGACCAAATGAAGCAACATTAAATGATTTGATAACAAACTGTTTTCTTTGTAGAGAGACTTGTTTGTTGTCTGCTAGTTTCTCTAGCCACTGGTGGACAACCTTTCTTGCAACCCGAAAGCTGATTAAAAGTAATGTTCCAATGACAACCTGTTGCAATAAATAACTATTTTGAATGTAATCAATCATTAAACTACCTAGAATTAACGCTTTGAGTGTTTATAAGCATAGCGAAGTATTGGTTTCTCGTCATGTATTAGCAGAACGCTATCTTCATGAAGGTATGTCGAATCTAGATAATGCTTTGTATTTAACCCACACTTTCTCAAGGCAAGAACGAGCTAATTTGGGGTTCCTAGTCATTTGTACGAAATGTTCTTCTTCTAAGTTTTCAGGAATGAGGTGCCCGACCTCTAGAGCGTACATTGTTTTTCCCCAATATGTCAGCAACTCTTCTTCCGCATAAGAAAACGAACCTGATTCTGCAAATCCATCAGGAAATATATCTTCATCTTCGAAGCATTTTTCTCCCATTCGTAACTTTATATGTTCCATGGCTCTATTTTTGGGTTAGTGATTAAACAGATAAGTAATAGCAGCATTTCAAATATAAATATAACAAATATTTTAAGTCGATTTAATAAAATAAATTAATTAGTCCAACATTGTTTATTGACAAAAAATAATTATCTTTTTAATAAAAATAATTATTTAAAGTTTTTATTGGCGCGTATCGACTTAAGGAATAGTATTAAAAATCATAATTGGCTCATTCTCAAATTATGAGAATATCCCTTAAACAACCAATCAACTTACCATCGAGTAATATGAGTAATACGAACGAAAAGATATTTCTTATCCTAGACCAAATAGCTTCCTATGACAAAGCGGTCAGCATAAGAAGACTTAGCGAGGACTTAAATATGCCTTTAAGTAGTTTGTATCGCTATATAACCCTGTTAAAAGACTGGCGCCAAATTGAAGAGAACCTTTACACAAAAGAGATTTACATTGGCTCGATGTCCTTAGCTTTGGCTAGAAGTCATGAAAAAGCAAAATTGGAAGATCGAGAGTATGAAATTGCTTTAGAACGATTGAGTGTCGTTACTGGTGAAACTTGTATGTTTATGGTGCCGGCGGGATACCACGCTTTATGTACCGTGTGTAAAGAAAGTAAAGAGACGCTTAGATGCACATTTGAAGTAGGACAAAGACAACCGTTAATAAAAGGGGCCTCGTCAAAAGTTTTACTCGCA
It contains:
- the mtnA gene encoding S-methyl-5-thioribose-1-phosphate isomerase — translated: MKINGQHYRTVWMAEDGRTVEILDQTKLPFELETIQLTSMKLAATAIREMWVRGAPLIGAVAAYGMALGMKEDPSDENLTACYDVLIDTRPTAINLKWALDRVNRHLSKIAPTEREQAAYKLAAEIADEDVQLCEQIGEHGLAIIKKIAANKPAGSVVNVLTHCNAGWLATVDWGTAISPIYKAHEAGINIHVWVDETRPRNQGLLTAFELGSHGVPHTLIADNAGGHLMQHGEVDLCIVGTDRTTANGDVCNKIGTYLKALAAYDNDVPFYVALPSPTIDFTVFDGVNEIPIEQRSGEEQSHVYGVDADGQCRWVNTAPKGTQCGNYAFDVTPARYVTGLITERGVCVASEEALSELFSDLKQPTYV
- a CDS encoding L-fuculose-phosphate aldolase encodes the protein MNRETLSQQIIDTCLEMTALGLNQGTSGNVSVRYKNGMLITPSGIPYNKLTPSMIVYVDNDGKAEVDKVPSSEWHFHLSCFKAKPELNAVVHNHAVNATAVSILNRAIPAIHYMVAVTGTDHVPCIPYSTFGTQELADNVALGIQESKAFLMQHHGMLTMEVNLEKALWLANEVEVLAKLYLHILSIQSDVPELSTEEMRIVLDKFKTYGLKSA
- a CDS encoding substrate-binding domain-containing protein, encoding MKTLQKIALAVSIMGALGTTAVNAEPTSPFEGKEMKIAHVRYLSQGDFPELYLKGVKRQAQALGLKVDVYDARQDAALQRNQLEQAIMKGYDGIVLQHGFTDSIKDLADLAVQNGIKVVAFDVNVNNPEIPQINQDDHLIARLSLEQAVQDNGQDWKAAYVYVPGIPPLDRRDEVFTEFKDKYPNIVEVARFGTMNNPIPNQVADQAAAVFRANPDITVAFSPYDEFAKGIKIAVDEGGLSDKIKIYSADISNSDIQAMREKDSAWVATVATNPSIMGEVSVRALAMLMKGESVEKQVTVPPVLITQKMLNEQNIKNMDDLVSKIPSFSKSTVLVPDWMPMPN
- a CDS encoding methyl-accepting chemotaxis protein encodes the protein MNKTEKNRIEEEIEISENEELVSTTDKEGVITYANNNFCRVSGYDISELLKKNHNMIRHPDMPKAAFKDLWEHLKNGQPWRGAVKNICKDGRYYWVDAFVTPIFEENQLVGYQSVRRKLSPEVKRRAIKLYAIADKGKHLTSNIRFTTRQRIISLFFVTLGAVITGFYVNPLATLIIPFATITVLYHELFVRQKFYDELKRDYDSISRLVFCDDQSNYAEYHLKMQQGRVQTIIGRTQDSSSSLLKQVHSLENASESTHINIEKETLEIENVASAVEQMVATIEEVARNSATTLDQVLSANNTCQEADTWSKRTQNQVSALVDEVETSFKSAENLSKKLTSIAAIMSEIQSIAEQTNLLALNAAIESARAGQYGRGFAVVADEVRTLSQRTQKATENIQDSMGSVMSSVAELSETMKQGQSVAQVCIEYTSNTQSKIGVLSNVMQHIEDAATQISTATEQQSVVANDISQNVAAIRDSSQCNLKEVNEVAGLTRNIKGKAQQLASLGLSFQK
- the mtnK gene encoding S-methyl-5-thioribose kinase, with protein sequence MSNIVPEGYVPQNCESLPFYLEKKLPETIQLGGLPNEWTVKEVGDGNLNLVFIVEGLEQSIIVKQALPYVRAAGESWQLSLTRAFFEYNVLEIEARFASHDLVPEVYFYDPNMAVFAMEYLTPHVILRKELIAGKRFPSLAENVGLFLAKTLFYTSDLGMNAKNKKELVSQFSLNHELCKITEDLIFTEPYYDAERNNWTSPQLDEDVKRVWQDQEMIQVAMRYKYKFMTESQALLHGDLHSGSIMVTDTDVKVIDPEFGFMGPMAFDIGNYMGNLFMAYFARPGWESNPVKCEEYQQWLIQQMDITWDVFVAHFKQLWNKKIEGEAYPVELYQSGLGQQALDSAQNEFLATLLEDTIVNAGMEINRRIIGFAGVADFKELPDPEQRACCERKALKLARELMLNAKNYQNFASIKSYAEQC